A section of the Leptospira terpstrae serovar Hualin str. LT 11-33 = ATCC 700639 genome encodes:
- a CDS encoding LIC11631 family protein: MNRSDGSLVSSSTGVFYPYQHQDFYAMDSLFLSHLKQEEVWDFQSVSQVHLGFLGFLTLRGFLRETLSLPKLQVQGLSKHWKSYLAKVNFLGKGVPWESKDFIPNLVTDATSALTEFGGKGHWATEFHWEKQDKETTSVFFAATNKQSDGDVAISDLMKDFLHYSQTNHYLDRAYIRKENSSYLYLNSKEANPRVFFRENPTDLPEFLFLVAELKTKTSTHSN; this comes from the coding sequence GTGAATCGATCGGACGGATCTTTAGTTTCCTCATCTACAGGCGTTTTTTACCCCTACCAACACCAGGACTTTTATGCCATGGATTCCTTGTTTTTATCTCACTTGAAACAGGAAGAAGTCTGGGATTTTCAATCTGTTTCTCAAGTGCATTTAGGTTTTCTTGGATTTCTAACTTTGCGCGGTTTTTTACGAGAAACCTTGTCTTTGCCAAAACTCCAAGTCCAAGGGTTGTCCAAACATTGGAAGTCCTACCTTGCCAAAGTGAATTTTTTGGGTAAAGGAGTTCCTTGGGAATCCAAAGACTTCATCCCAAACTTGGTTACAGATGCAACATCCGCTCTTACGGAGTTTGGTGGAAAAGGCCACTGGGCAACCGAGTTTCATTGGGAAAAACAAGATAAGGAAACTACTTCCGTATTTTTTGCAGCTACCAACAAACAAAGTGATGGTGATGTTGCCATTAGTGATCTAATGAAAGATTTTTTACATTATTCCCAAACCAATCATTATTTGGACAGGGCATACATCCGAAAGGAAAATTCAAGTTATCTATATTTGAATTCTAAAGAAGCCAATCCAAGGGTATTCTTTCGAGAAAATCCAACGGACTTGCCGGAATTTTTGTTTTTAGTGGCTGAATTAAAAACAAAAACTTCTACTCACTCAAATTAA
- the rfaE1 gene encoding D-glycero-beta-D-manno-heptose-7-phosphate kinase, which yields MLKIRKTSLRKSFEDLAKIKILVIGDLILDEYLIGSVERISPEAPVPVVWVRNEKQSLGGSGNVVQNLSSIGVSGVVFGRIGLDKAGDSLEGHLVANSVAKEDLVLLKSKTLPTILKTRIIASHQQICRVDREEVVPLTKDEEKNILIQFESKLKECAAVILSDYDKGYLTPSLIQSVIALCNRENKIVTVDPQVSHFFLYKNIHIMTPNHHEAGKALGRKLTSDAEIETACREISEKLTPDAMMITRGEKGMSIYERKRDSFYHIPTVAKEVFDVTGAGDTVITTYTAFVATGMAIADAALISNVSAGIVVGKLGAATVTQKEIEEALQTLGYLEGES from the coding sequence TTGTTGAAAATCAGGAAAACTTCACTTCGTAAATCTTTTGAGGATTTGGCAAAAATCAAAATCCTCGTGATCGGAGATTTGATTTTAGATGAGTATTTGATAGGCTCTGTGGAAAGGATTTCTCCTGAAGCACCGGTTCCTGTGGTTTGGGTTCGAAACGAAAAACAATCCTTAGGTGGATCGGGCAATGTAGTGCAGAACCTTTCATCGATTGGTGTATCGGGTGTCGTTTTTGGGAGAATCGGTTTAGACAAAGCTGGAGATTCTCTAGAAGGACATTTAGTCGCCAATTCGGTGGCAAAGGAAGATTTAGTTTTATTAAAATCAAAAACTTTACCAACCATTCTAAAAACAAGAATCATCGCCTCCCACCAACAAATTTGCCGTGTGGATCGGGAAGAAGTGGTTCCACTGACGAAAGACGAGGAAAAAAATATTTTAATTCAATTTGAATCTAAATTGAAAGAGTGCGCGGCTGTCATTTTATCCGACTACGACAAAGGATATTTAACACCATCTCTCATCCAATCCGTCATCGCACTTTGTAACCGAGAAAATAAAATTGTGACCGTTGACCCGCAAGTAAGCCATTTTTTCTTATATAAAAATATTCATATCATGACTCCAAACCACCACGAAGCCGGAAAAGCTTTGGGTCGAAAACTGACAAGTGATGCTGAAATCGAAACCGCATGTCGAGAGATTTCAGAAAAACTCACACCCGATGCGATGATGATCACTAGGGGCGAAAAAGGAATGTCTATTTATGAAAGAAAAAGAGATTCTTTTTATCACATTCCTACAGTAGCCAAAGAAGTATTTGATGTGACGGGTGCTGGAGATACAGTGATTACTACCTATACTGCTTTTGTTGCCACGGGAATGGCCATTGCTGATGCTGCTCTCATTTCCAATGTAAGTGCTGGAATCGTTGTAGGTAAGTTAGGTGCCGCTACAGTCACACAAAAAGAAATTGAAGAAGCACTGCAAACCTTAGGTTACTTAGAAGGAGAATCATGA
- the rfaE2 gene encoding D-glycero-beta-D-manno-heptose 1-phosphate adenylyltransferase, whose protein sequence is MSFYSNLNSKIISFDQIESKRKDLEGKRIVFTNGCFDILHPGHVTYLSQARDLGDLLWIGVNSDASVRRLKGESRPINSCEDRMIVLAALSAVDFVSSFAEDTPLEMIKKVKPSVHSKGGDYQVETLPEYQILKEMGADIQILPFVLGKSTTKILEKAKSPS, encoded by the coding sequence ATGAGTTTTTATTCTAATCTCAACTCTAAAATCATCTCGTTTGACCAGATAGAATCAAAAAGAAAGGATTTGGAAGGGAAACGAATTGTATTTACCAATGGCTGTTTTGATATTTTACATCCGGGCCATGTGACCTATCTTTCCCAAGCAAGAGATTTGGGGGATCTTTTATGGATTGGAGTCAATTCCGATGCAAGTGTTAGGCGACTGAAAGGCGAATCAAGACCAATCAATTCCTGTGAGGATCGGATGATTGTGCTTGCTGCCTTGTCCGCAGTGGATTTTGTATCCTCCTTCGCAGAAGATACCCCTCTTGAAATGATTAAAAAAGTAAAACCTTCCGTTCATTCCAAAGGAGGAGACTACCAAGTCGAAACCCTGCCGGAATACCAGATTTTAAAAGAGATGGGAGCGGATATTCAAATTTTACCTTTCGTTCTAGGAAAATCGACAACTAAGATTTTAGAAAAAGCCAAATCTCCTTCCTAA
- a CDS encoding LON peptidase substrate-binding domain-containing protein, with the protein MFLPLHIFEPRYRMMLDFCMENGGELGMAPYPKNWISSGLPPIPEVVGYGHIIQKESLPDGRSNIILEGIGTAEIVSLDSTEPFYIAQMVRREHERNKNVTDGLKEKIEELLVLTKRILLAEGAEEDLILKMNQILVHPYPVDFIASLIYFDFKTKQTILETTHLETKADLLKTVLLGLNLSE; encoded by the coding sequence ATGTTTTTGCCACTTCATATCTTTGAACCGAGATATCGGATGATGCTCGATTTTTGTATGGAAAACGGAGGGGAACTAGGAATGGCACCCTATCCTAAAAATTGGATTAGTTCCGGTCTTCCGCCTATCCCAGAAGTGGTGGGTTACGGACACATCATTCAAAAAGAATCCCTACCGGATGGAAGGTCCAATATCATTTTAGAAGGAATTGGAACTGCAGAAATTGTGAGTTTAGATTCCACCGAACCTTTTTATATTGCTCAAATGGTGCGCAGGGAACATGAACGAAATAAAAATGTCACTGATGGTTTAAAAGAAAAAATTGAAGAGTTACTGGTTCTCACCAAACGCATCTTACTGGCTGAAGGTGCCGAAGAAGACCTTATCTTAAAAATGAACCAAATTTTGGTTCATCCTTATCCGGTTGATTTTATTGCTTCACTTATCTACTTCGATTTTAAAACAAAACAAACCATTTTAGAAACTACTCACTTAGAAACCAAAGCAGACCTATTAAAAACAGTCCTCCTTGGTCTTAATTTGAGTGAGTAG
- a CDS encoding AMP-dependent synthetase/ligase encodes MPANLPELFQQSAEKFGNRPAFVSKDESKSYKPVTFQEVYDLGINLAEALIDLGVSAKENVALLADNRLEWIVSDYGILMAGAADVPRGTDITDSEIAYILNHCEAKVVFLENDKMLEKFQKNRSQLEFAKTLIVMDKKSTATGVLKLYDLIEKGKDLRAKGSKKAEERMNAIAPDDLFTIIYTSGTTGMPKGVMLKHSNMIHQTSVILNSMIEIKKDERMLSILPVWHVFERVFEYLAIAAGCATYYTNVRDLRDDMKKAKPTFMASAPRLWESIYNGIYTRINDPKQTPAIRRGLFNLAYFFSKHFNAATRFLKGNQVDYVGRNPIVSLFKGFYYLVLAIVLAIPYFLLDLVVLSKIREATGGELKASVSGGGALQRHVDAFFNDIGINVLEGYGMTETSPVISVRTFKKLVQGSVGQITPETSVQIRDDLGKVLTHVDANQKLISGKYGARGVIHIRGPQVMKGYYKNPETTAKVLKDGWMDTGDIGMFNFKKTLTITGRAKDTVVLLGGENVEPVPIEDKLTESPFIAQCMVIGQDQKNLGALVVPDFDKLTEWAKENGISETDKQKLIDHPKVLDFYKKEIKALNNTKTGFKSFEQVTPFILITKPFEVGDELTNLFKMKRHLITEKYKDKITSLYAAD; translated from the coding sequence AAAATTTGGGAACCGCCCCGCGTTCGTTAGTAAAGACGAATCTAAGTCCTATAAACCCGTCACTTTTCAAGAAGTATATGATCTTGGTATCAACCTAGCAGAAGCTCTCATTGATTTGGGCGTATCCGCGAAAGAGAATGTTGCCCTGCTTGCCGATAACCGATTGGAATGGATTGTTTCCGATTATGGAATCCTAATGGCTGGTGCAGCAGATGTTCCGCGAGGAACTGATATTACCGATTCAGAAATTGCTTATATTCTAAATCATTGTGAAGCAAAAGTGGTTTTTCTTGAGAATGATAAAATGCTCGAGAAATTCCAAAAGAATCGCTCACAATTGGAATTTGCTAAGACTCTCATTGTTATGGATAAAAAATCTACAGCAACGGGTGTCCTCAAACTTTATGATTTGATTGAAAAAGGTAAGGACCTGAGAGCAAAAGGATCTAAAAAAGCGGAAGAGCGAATGAATGCCATTGCTCCTGATGATCTTTTTACAATCATTTACACTTCAGGAACTACAGGGATGCCAAAAGGGGTTATGTTGAAACATAGCAACATGATCCACCAAACGTCTGTAATTCTAAATAGCATGATCGAAATCAAAAAAGATGAAAGGATGTTATCTATCCTTCCTGTTTGGCACGTTTTCGAAAGAGTATTTGAATACTTAGCCATCGCTGCCGGTTGTGCTACATACTACACCAACGTCCGTGACCTTCGTGATGACATGAAAAAGGCAAAACCTACGTTTATGGCATCTGCTCCAAGACTTTGGGAAAGTATTTATAACGGAATTTATACTAGAATCAATGATCCAAAACAAACTCCAGCGATCCGTCGCGGTCTTTTCAATTTGGCCTATTTTTTCTCTAAACATTTCAATGCTGCCACAAGGTTTTTGAAAGGAAACCAAGTAGATTATGTAGGAAGAAACCCAATCGTTTCTCTCTTCAAAGGATTTTACTATTTGGTTTTGGCCATTGTCCTTGCGATCCCTTATTTCTTACTGGATTTAGTAGTGCTTTCTAAAATTAGAGAAGCAACTGGTGGGGAGCTCAAAGCTTCTGTTTCCGGTGGTGGCGCTTTACAACGACATGTAGATGCTTTCTTCAATGATATTGGAATCAACGTACTAGAAGGGTATGGAATGACGGAAACTTCACCGGTCATATCTGTTAGGACTTTCAAAAAATTGGTCCAAGGATCTGTAGGTCAAATCACTCCGGAAACTTCTGTCCAGATTCGGGATGATTTAGGAAAGGTTCTCACTCATGTGGATGCCAACCAAAAATTAATTTCCGGTAAGTATGGTGCTCGTGGTGTGATCCATATCCGTGGACCACAAGTGATGAAAGGATATTACAAAAATCCGGAAACCACTGCAAAAGTTCTGAAAGACGGTTGGATGGATACAGGTGACATTGGAATGTTCAATTTCAAAAAGACCCTGACCATTACTGGCCGAGCGAAAGACACTGTGGTTCTTCTTGGTGGTGAAAACGTAGAGCCGGTTCCGATTGAGGACAAACTCACAGAATCTCCATTCATTGCACAGTGTATGGTCATTGGCCAAGATCAGAAAAACTTGGGAGCCCTTGTCGTTCCAGATTTTGATAAATTGACGGAATGGGCAAAAGAGAATGGAATTTCTGAGACGGACAAACAGAAACTCATTGACCACCCCAAAGTGTTAGATTTCTACAAAAAGGAAATCAAAGCCTTAAACAATACCAAAACTGGATTTAAGTCTTTTGAACAAGTGACTCCGTTTATCCTCATTACCAAACCGTTTGAAGTGGGTGATGAATTGACAAACTTATTCAAAATGAAACGCCACTTGATTACAGAAAAATACAAAGATAAAATCACATCTTTGTATGCTGCTGATTAA
- a CDS encoding CTP synthase has translation MSKTRYIFITGGVSSSLGKGVTVAALGCLLEARGYTVSLQKMDPYINIDPGTMSPYQHGEVYVTEDGAETDLDLGYYERFTKSKFSRKNSVSTGQIYHAVIERERKGDYLGRTVQVVPHITNEIRSRIYNLTRDQETDFVIVEIGGTVGDIESVPFLEAIRQMRYEHGASQVLFLHLTLVPTITAAGEAKTKPTQHSVKELLALGIQPDILICRINKPMSKEMKNKISLFCNVKEQNVISAVDITTSIYEIPLMYREDKLDEVVLNALGMDLRKLNFSQWETMVKKIRNTKKTVKVALIGKYISLQDAYRSVYESLAHGGIANDVEVNVIKINPEDIDIKNVKEHLKGVHGILVPGGFGERGIEGKIAAIQYARTKQIPFFGICLGMQCAVIEFARNVLGFKDANSTEFKPNVNYPVISMIEEQKEIERMGGTMRLGAYPCIVKKGSLAYSEYKAERISERHRHRFEFTLRYKDDFEKKGMNLTGFSPDGSLAEIVEVASHPWFVGVQFHPEFQSKPTDPHPLFAGFIKAASKLAKKTED, from the coding sequence TTGTCCAAGACCAGATATATATTTATTACCGGTGGCGTTTCATCTTCCTTAGGAAAAGGGGTCACTGTGGCAGCTCTCGGCTGTTTGTTAGAAGCCAGAGGTTATACCGTCTCTTTACAAAAAATGGATCCCTACATCAACATTGACCCAGGTACCATGAGTCCGTACCAACATGGGGAAGTGTATGTGACCGAAGACGGAGCGGAAACCGATCTTGACTTGGGATATTACGAACGATTTACAAAATCAAAATTCTCTAGAAAAAATTCTGTTTCCACGGGTCAAATTTATCACGCTGTGATTGAAAGAGAAAGAAAAGGTGATTATTTAGGAAGAACCGTACAAGTTGTACCTCACATTACCAATGAAATTCGCAGTCGAATTTACAACCTAACACGAGACCAAGAAACAGACTTTGTCATTGTAGAAATTGGCGGAACTGTAGGTGACATTGAGTCGGTTCCTTTTTTGGAAGCCATCCGCCAAATGCGATATGAACATGGGGCAAGCCAAGTTTTGTTTTTGCATCTAACTCTTGTTCCGACAATCACTGCGGCGGGAGAGGCAAAAACAAAACCCACTCAACACTCAGTAAAAGAACTTTTGGCACTCGGAATCCAACCAGACATCTTAATTTGTAGAATTAATAAACCCATGTCCAAAGAGATGAAAAATAAAATTTCTCTCTTTTGTAACGTTAAAGAACAAAATGTAATCTCTGCTGTAGATATCACAACTTCCATTTATGAAATTCCACTTATGTACAGGGAAGATAAATTGGATGAAGTGGTTCTAAATGCATTAGGAATGGATCTTCGTAAACTAAATTTTTCCCAGTGGGAAACTATGGTCAAAAAAATTCGTAACACGAAAAAGACCGTAAAAGTAGCGTTAATCGGAAAATACATTTCTCTTCAAGATGCATATCGATCAGTATATGAGTCTTTGGCGCATGGCGGGATTGCCAACGACGTAGAAGTAAATGTAATCAAAATCAATCCGGAAGATATCGACATCAAAAATGTAAAAGAACATCTAAAAGGCGTTCATGGAATTTTAGTACCTGGTGGTTTTGGGGAACGTGGGATTGAAGGAAAAATTGCAGCCATCCAATATGCAAGAACCAAACAAATTCCTTTTTTTGGAATTTGTTTAGGAATGCAATGTGCGGTGATTGAATTTGCACGAAACGTTCTTGGTTTCAAGGATGCCAATTCCACTGAATTTAAACCTAACGTAAATTACCCGGTGATTTCTATGATCGAAGAACAAAAGGAAATTGAACGTATGGGCGGTACTATGCGACTAGGAGCTTATCCTTGTATCGTAAAAAAAGGAAGCCTTGCTTATTCCGAATACAAAGCGGAACGGATATCGGAACGACATAGACATAGGTTTGAATTCACTTTGAGATACAAAGATGATTTTGAAAAAAAGGGAATGAATTTAACTGGATTTTCACCTGATGGAAGTTTGGCGGAGATTGTGGAAGTGGCTAGCCACCCATGGTTTGTCGGAGTTCAGTTCCATCCAGAATTTCAATCGAAACCAACAGACCCGCATCCACTGTTTGCAGGTTTTATCAAAGCAGCATCCAAATTAGCGAAGAAAACGGAGGATTAA